The following are encoded together in the Brassica napus cultivar Da-Ae chromosome A9, Da-Ae, whole genome shotgun sequence genome:
- the LOC106414300 gene encoding probable RNA-binding protein ARP1 isoform X2: protein MTTTNNVNGCFGDTKLTKVFVGGLAWDTNKEAMHDHFIKYGDILEAVIISDKLTRRSKGYGFVTFKDAEAAKRACEDSTPIINGRRANCNLASLGGRLRRSPTVASPQQGSKHVGRPMSGHVGNNQAQWYYPAGFAHQQHQQHHHQTIPFYGYPPSYVALNMTFNQKVGYVGGTYMSGYYAQPQPQSLPLPQPQYYHHHHMYGGGRVMVGANPMMPLYTVYPYHQSHAIGFPQPSYTKPISVGGGGDSIMKKAIS, encoded by the exons ATGACAACGACCAACAACGTGAACGGATGTTTTGGAGACACGAAGCTGACCAAAGTGTTTGTAGGAGGATTGGCTTGGGACACTAACAAAGAAgcaatgcatgatcatttcatCAAGTACGGTGATATCTTGGAGGCAGTCATCATCTCCGACAAACTCACTCGCCGTTCCAAAGGCTACGGCTTT GTGACTTTCAAAGATGCGGAAGCCGCGAAGAGGGCTTGTGAAGACTCGACTCCGATCATCAATGGCCGCCGTGCCAACTGCAATCTTGCTTCCCTCGGTGGCCGCCTTCGTAGATCTCCCACCGTGGCCTCCCCTCAACAAG GATCTAAGCACGTGGGTAGGCCCATGTCAGGACATGTAGGGAACAATCAAGCTCAATGGTACTACCCTGCGGGATTCGCACACCAGCAACATCAACAACACCATCATCAGACCATTCCTTTCTATgg GTACCCTCCCTCCTATGTCGCCCTGAACATGACCTTCAATCAA AAAGTTGGATACGTTGGAGGCACCTATATGAGCGGATACTATGCACAACCGCAACCACAATCGCTACCACTGCCACAACCACAATATTACCACCACCATCACATGTATGGTGGAGGAAGAGTAATGGTTGGGGCAAACCCGATGATGCCTCTCTACACTGTCTATCCTTATCATCAATCTCACGCCATCGGTTTTCCTCAACCCTCTTATACGAAACCCATATCAG
- the LOC106414300 gene encoding probable RNA-binding protein ARP1 isoform X1 yields MTTTNNVNGCFGDTKLTKVFVGGLAWDTNKEAMHDHFIKYGDILEAVIISDKLTRRSKGYGFVTFKDAEAAKRACEDSTPIINGRRANCNLASLGGRLRRSPTVASPQQGSKHVGRPMSGHVGNNQAQWYYPAGFAHQQHQQHHHQTIPFYGYPPSYVALNMTFNQKVGYVGGTYMSGYYAQPQPQSLPLPQPQYYHHHHMYGGGRVMVGANPMMPLYTVYPYHQSHAIGFPQPSYTKPISGTVGGGGDSIMKKAIS; encoded by the exons ATGACAACGACCAACAACGTGAACGGATGTTTTGGAGACACGAAGCTGACCAAAGTGTTTGTAGGAGGATTGGCTTGGGACACTAACAAAGAAgcaatgcatgatcatttcatCAAGTACGGTGATATCTTGGAGGCAGTCATCATCTCCGACAAACTCACTCGCCGTTCCAAAGGCTACGGCTTT GTGACTTTCAAAGATGCGGAAGCCGCGAAGAGGGCTTGTGAAGACTCGACTCCGATCATCAATGGCCGCCGTGCCAACTGCAATCTTGCTTCCCTCGGTGGCCGCCTTCGTAGATCTCCCACCGTGGCCTCCCCTCAACAAG GATCTAAGCACGTGGGTAGGCCCATGTCAGGACATGTAGGGAACAATCAAGCTCAATGGTACTACCCTGCGGGATTCGCACACCAGCAACATCAACAACACCATCATCAGACCATTCCTTTCTATgg GTACCCTCCCTCCTATGTCGCCCTGAACATGACCTTCAATCAA AAAGTTGGATACGTTGGAGGCACCTATATGAGCGGATACTATGCACAACCGCAACCACAATCGCTACCACTGCCACAACCACAATATTACCACCACCATCACATGTATGGTGGAGGAAGAGTAATGGTTGGGGCAAACCCGATGATGCCTCTCTACACTGTCTATCCTTATCATCAATCTCACGCCATCGGTTTTCCTCAACCCTCTTATACGAAACCCATATCAG
- the LOC106411704 gene encoding U-box domain-containing protein 3, with translation MDPVPVRCLLNSISRYLHLVACQTIRYSPIQTRIGNVVHLLKLLKPFLVEVVDCKTPPDDDCLNSGCEDLDSVVNQAREFLEDWSPKLSKLFGVFHCELLLEKVQTCSLEITRILLQFSQSSAVTLSLQGVERCMQEIECVKQEKTLTEHMNNALQNQTDGNDDLDSIIQMIGLVSNQDLLKESIAVEKEQMDQLIDLVSCIREHMLKTEFLEVAKGISTPPYFRCPLSTELMLDPVIVASGQTFDRTSIKKWLDNGLAVCPRTRQVLSHQELIPNYTVKAMIESWLEANNITLAVNSGGDDSSVANNMGSNDFNRTESFRFSLRSSSFTSRSSVEAGNGFEKVKINVPASLSKELEIFELSSQEQSYTHSRSESVCSVVSSVDYVPSVTSETQSLPVNHQSYSEMSSGTMMTSHTIKLVEDLKNGSNKEKTDAAAEIRRLTINSVENRVHFGRCGAITPLLSLLYSEEKLTQEQAVTALLNLSLSEVNKGMIVEAGAIEPLVHVLKAGNDRAKENSAATLFSLSVVQVNRERIGQCNAAIHALVSLLGKGTLRGKKDAASALFNLSITHENKARIVQAKAVKYLVEMLDPDLEMVDKAVALLANLSGVGEGRQEIVREGGVPLLVETVDSGSGRGKENAASVLLQLCLNSPKFCTLVLQEGAIPPLVALSQSGTQRAKEKAQQLLSHFRNQRDARMKKGRS, from the exons ATGGATCCTGTTCCTGTTCGATGTCTACTCAACTCCATTTCTCGTTATCTTCATCTGGTAGCATGCCAGACTATAAGATATAGCCCCATCCAGACACGTATTGGAAACGTGGTTCACTTGTTGAAGCTCTTGAAACCGTTTCTAGTTGAAGTTGTTGATTGCAAGACACCTCCTGATGATGACTGTTTAAACAGCGGGTGCGAAGACCTAGACTCCGTTGTGAACCAGGCTCGTGAGTTCTTAGAAGACTGGTCCCCAAAGTTGAGCAAGCTCTTTGGT GTGTTTCACTGTGAGCTTCTGTTGGAAAAGGTCCAGACTTGTTCACTGGAGATTACTCGCATACTTCTTCAGTTTTCACAGTCTAGTGCAGTTACTTTAAGCTTACAAGGTGTTGAG CGGTGTATGCAGGAGATTGAGTGTGTTAAGCAAGAGAAGACATTAACAGAACACATGAACAATGCTTTACAGAATCAGACAGATGGTAATGATGATCTGGACAGCATTATTCAAATGATTGGGTTGGTATCAAACCAGGATCTCTTAAAGGAAAGCATTGCTGTGGAGAAAGAACAGATGGACCAACTGATAGATCTTGTCTCTTGCATCCGTGAACATATGCTCAAGACCGAGTTTCTTGAAGTGGCTAAAGGCATCTCAACACCTCCTTACTTCCGGTGTCCTTTGTCAACAGAACTCATGCTGGATCCGGTAATAGTAGCTTCAGGACAGACATTCGACAGAACATCCATCAAGAAATGGCTTGACAACGGGTTAGCTGTCTGTCCAAGGACGAGGCAGGTCCTGTCTCATCAAGAGCTCATTCCTAACTACACAGTTAAGGCTATGATTGAGAGTTGGTTGGAGGCAAACAATATCACCCTTGCTGTTAACTCTGGTGGTGATGATTCATCCGTGGCTAATAACATGGGTTCTAATGACTTTAACCGTACAGAGAGTTTTCGTTTCTCTTTAAGGAGCAGTAGCTTTACCTCAAGATCATCTGTTGAAGCTGGCAATGGGTTTGAGAAAGTGAAGATCAACGTGCCTGCCAGTTTAAGTAAGGAGCTTGAGATCTTTGAACTTTCTTCTCAGGAGCAGTCTTATACTCATAGCAGGAGTGAATCAGTTTGCAGTGTTGTCTCTTCTGTTGATTATGTTCCTTCGGTGACAAGTGAGACACAAAGCTTACCAGTGAACCACCAAAGCTACAGTGAGATGTCTTCAGGAACAATGATGACTTCACATACTATAAAGTTGGTAGAGGATCTTAAAAACGGATCTAACAAAGAGAAGACTGATGCTGCTGCTGAGATACGTCGTCTGACCATCAACAGCGTTGAGAATCGTGTCCACTTTGGGCGTTGCGGTGCCATCACTCCACTGCTATCACTTCTATACTCGGAAGAGAAGCTAACACAAGAACAAGCAGTCACAGCGCTCCTGAATCTTTCTCTTAGTGAAGTAAACAAAGGCATGATTGTGGAAGCTGGCGCTATAGAGCCGCTTGTTCACGTTTTGAAGGCAGGAAACGACAGAGCCAAGGAGAACTCAGCAGCTACACTGTTCAGTCTATCTGTTGTCCAAGTCAACAGGGAGAGAATAGGGCAGTGTAACGCGGCGATACATGCTCTGGTGAGTCTTCTTGGGAAGGGAACGTTGAGAGGGAAGAAAGACGCTGCTTCTGCTTTGTTCAATCTCTCTATAACTCATGAGAACAAGGCTCGGATCGTGCAAGCTAAGGCGGTTAAGTATCTTGTGGAGATGTTGGATCCTGATTTGGAGATGGTTGATAAAGCGGTTGCTCTTCTTGCAAATCTTTCTGGAGTTGGAGAAGGGCGTCAAGAGATTGTTAGGGAAGGTGGGGTTCCGTTGCTAGTTGAGACGGTTGATTCAGGGTCCGGGAGAGGGAAAGAGAATGCAGCTTCTGTGCTGCTTCAGTTGTGTCTGAACAGTCCTAAGTTTTGCACTTTGGTTTTGCAAGAAGGTGCTATACCTCCGCTTGTTGCCTTGTCTCAGTCTGGTACACAGAGAGCGAAAGAGAAG GCACAGCAACTACTCAGCCACTTTAGGAACCAGCGAGATGCAAGGATGAAGAAAGGTAGATCATGA